Sequence from the Diadema setosum chromosome 18, eeDiaSeto1, whole genome shotgun sequence genome:
ttgcccgtgtgagccctatagtgcaTGGCACACCCAGCTCCGAAAAGCAGCGGCTTGCCATGGGGCTCAAGAGGTGAAAGTGAAAGTGAATGCTACCTACCTCGTGCTGAAGGAAGAGGGCCTTCATTGTTCCTTTGGACCAGTACTGCATGGCATACGCCAGCATCTTCTGAGCAATGGAGTTGGTCCTGAGGAAGTTTCCTGCAAACACTATCCTCTCTATGCCCTGCGAatcatgcaaacaaaaatatgcatcTTATACTGTATTACTTCATTTTCACTCTGAAATAGTTTCTTCAAATATATCAGACAAGGTATTGCacatttacaatgatattgtaATCTCTTACAAGAAAAGTTCAGGTGACATCCTTGCAAAACTCACGATCCAACTGCTAACATCAGTAATACAAAACAGCTGAAAAAAAGGTGTAATCACTACCAGTATagtaacacatacacacacatatataccaAGGAGCTTCAATTCAAGCTTCTTTCATATTCAGAGAAACATGCACAGTCCACACACAAGCTTACAGACACTGATCTGTGGAGTCAATATGTGTCTGTGTTTATcgaacttgagagagagaatcacattTCTAAATGCGTTTGGAATGGTGTTTGCAAGCGTGGTTTGAAACGCGATTCTCCGGGTGCcgcgtttatctaaccatcatacaatcgCGATTCACGtggtgtcactgcgcagctgctttgcgccGTTTGACCCGGGAAGCAAAGGTCAACTGCAAACCACCAAACAAGCCtcatcagtcacacacaaataataggCAGAGAACACAACCGGAAACATCTGAaatttgaccttgagatataaacgcgtttcaaaactgcattgcgtttatctactcacagaacggcgatcgtggtctcaaacgtgtttcaaaacaccctttgaaaggcgtttcaaaacggcgtttctaAACGCATTTGAAAACACggttgcgtttatctaacccctggaaatgcctcaaacgcgtttaggattgtgattctgcctcagaaattttttagataaacgcagcctgtGTTTGCTGGTCCTTTTCTGTGTACCCTGAAAGACTGACGGAATACAGCCATCCATGGTGCTGTATTCCATGAAGTAGCCTGTGTAAagacgcacaaacacacatgccaGACACAGACTTTCTCAATGAACTAGATAATGATCTAACCTCTCTCATGGCAGCCATCATGGCTATGGAGCCAATGTTATTTGTGATGGTTACAAGAGTTGCCCGCGCTAAGTCACACTTGCTGGCTTCCTCCCTCTTTTCCTTGATGTGCATGTTGCCAAAGCTGGAGAAAGAAACAAGGAAGATAGTACATGAGAAAACTTGACATCAGTCACTATCTACAAATAAACATGTACAAATATTTCTTAGCTTGCATTTCTAGTTAACGTTTTCTTGATACATTCACAACACATTCACTGAAGTTTTTGGCAGATAACACACATTCTAAAAAGATTGTGGCAATTGAAAGCATAATTGCAGTTCCAAGTCTTTATTCAATTTATAACTAAATGAGCAATCACAAAATTTCCTCTATCAGACCTCAGGTAGGCGTGACCAAATCATACCTTATTAATTCAATCAACTTGCACTCTAATGTACCAGTAAATGCATTGTTGCTACTTTTAGAACCACATGGAAGCACCCATTGAGATTTGTACATCATGGCATGATTCTCAACTTTAAAACAAAGGActtacaaagatttttttttttttttaaacttctgTTACTACTAGGGAGCAtcttgttgtcattttgtttagCTTCTGTGGTTCCACCACTTATGGTCCTGATTCACAGGCTGTGGAATCATCAACTTTAAGACCAAAACACAACTGTGTTTGTCCACATCCCTTAACCTCCCGTCTACTAACCTCTATATATTACCTTTATATATATTacctttatatatttatatatatatatatatatatataatgatgaaatttcagattttgataACATTCCATTAAATTTTAGAACACACATTTTTAATTCCCACACCATATTTTCTCAATGtggatgaagaagaaatataccATTTGATAGCCCTGTGATCTACATGGATATATCTCAGTGTTAGGTATGCCTAACAGTAATTGATATtgttgggggggaggggtggggggataaacaaagaataaaaagagtaaaataaagCAGAACAAATTGCCCTAACCTGCTGGCAATTGTGGAACCAGGCAGACCAAAGAGGGCGTAGTCCCCACCATAGATGTCCCTGACCAGTTTGTCCGCCTTAGTGTTGTCGCCCTTGGACGCCATGTCCAAGGCTTCTTCAAAGGTCTCACAGCCGGTCAGTAGGCAGCACAGGCCAAGGAATGTCCCTCCACCAAGACTGAAGGGGGACAAAGGAAACCATGAATCATTACACCAGTATCTCTTGACTTAAAGACAGATCAAATCTATACTGTCTTGATAAATTGTCTCCGATTTCTGGATCCTACAGCTCTGCAATGGTAGATGAGTTTATTTTAGTGTACAAATCTGTATATCTGTGTTCACACATCagtatttgaaattattgataaatTCATGTGTCTTACAGCCATAAATCCACTTGTTTCTGATGATTGTACTTTATACTTGTTCATTTATAAATTCAGTAAAGATACACAGAATATTCAGCAGTGCAACACACTAGATACCAAAGGGTAGCATTCTCTGTTACCTTTTACTGCCTTTCATATCAAGAACACTAATGCAAGCTCACTTCTTTGGCGTAAAGACAAACAGTACTTTTTCTTGCCCCAGAATTGATCTACCACCCGCATACCTTGTCCCAGTGACTCTGTGGAAATCGTTGTGTGATCGTACAGCTAGCATGCTGACACCAGAGCCGACGTTGACCACGAGGTAGGGGTAAGGGTCCTTGAAGTCAAAAGGCAGCTTCTCACTGGCCTCATTGTCCAGGGGATCTGGCTTGTTCCAGTAATAACACTCATTGGGTAGCAGCCTGTCCACAAAGTGAATCCCTCGTATAAGACACTTGAACTCGTCTGCTTTCATGAGCTGCATGTTGACAGTCtgaaacaatgaatgaaaaaaaaacaaaaacaattacacTGTGATGTGGCATGGTATTCTTGCTAACATTGGATTAACTCTCATCCTTCTCATTCCACTCCTAATTGTCTATAAGAGCTCAATGAAACTTTGGCCCCTACAAGGATATCAGGAGCCAGTAATGAGTCATGCCATTCATTtgtcaaatcaaaatattggcTGCAGTGTCATTTATTGCAATGCTGCCTCCAGAATTATGGACTGCCTTCTTTTAAACAGCAATGAAATAGGCAAGacaaacacccccccccaaaaaaaaaagaatctttgaaacctttcttttttttccccaggcAAACCAAGGCTCCCTAATTCCAAAAGAGGGAAGGTATATTCATTACCACATTCCAGCCATCacctaatacatgtatgtgctatAAAAAAGTAACACTTTAAATGAAAGGATTGACATTCAAGAGATCTCTGAGTTTCTGACCTACTAGTAATTCTCAACATTGCATGTATGAACTCAAAAGGTTTACAGTGTCAGTGAAATCTGCCAGAGATAGCTTCACACAGTCTGCTGTTTCATTTCACAGACTTCCTTTGGTCAGGGCACCAGGGGAACCAGGAATTGCCTCAGCAGGCCAACAGGAGGCATTAGGACACCATTAATTCGATTACAAAGTGATATACCTGTTCCTCACATGCCTCTAATTACCAGATGTCTTTCTGAGATCTGACCTCATAAATATACAGACCCTGTGAGAAGGAAACATATCGCTGCTGGGGCGACAAAACCTTGTACCTCAAACATGTCAAATATGCaggagagaatgaaaaaaaaaaaacatggcagcaaAAGCACTATAACAAATGGGATTGCATTTCCTTTggcatgccatggtggctttgTTTTGGAGGTAAGACAGCTAGGGTTTGGAGAGGACATCACTTGACTGATAATCTGACAATTAATCAAAGAaagcgattttcatcaaaatttgaaatacaaGCTTCTGTCACAGCATTGATACCTAAATGTGTAAGGCTTGTTACATAGTCATGAACGAACCCTTGTTCAAAACATTAACTGTATCACAACAAAAGGGACAGCTCTGACAATTTTCTGGAGATGGAGAAACTAGTGCAGTTACCATTGACCTTCCTGACATAAGGGGCCAGCATATGATATACAGCCACTGACTCACTCCTCACAATTACAGAAGTGACAACACACAGATGTTCACAATAATGCACTCACtaaaaaatgtaatcacactgctaaaacattaaaaaatctTTTTATTGGTTAGCTAGTGAATTTTGGAGTATAAACATTTGTTGCTCAATTTTCACAGTGCACACATGATCTTGCTCCCATCTATATTTTTGGTATGAAAATTTCATCTGGAACAATCTCTTAGATGTTCGAGCACAGGATTGCTTGAATTAACAAAGAGCAAAGCTTTGCGGGGAGATATGGCCTTTGCCAATGCAGAATGATTGACTTGAACTTGAAGTGGATTTCTGCACAGTGTGTCACTTTCTTGTGTCAGCACTAATTTGACActtttttaaaaacacacaacagaTATGCACAAAATATGGATTGATACAATGAACCCCTGCAATGAACCACATCAGAATTTTTAACATGAAGTGGTTGACACGACAAAAAGGTGCTCATCATATCATACTCtcatctctttatttttttccattctgCTTATGTTTGCAAGGGACGATATCCGGTATATATGGGGAACAAAGTTTCAACACAGGCTATAcagcaagttaaaaaaaaaaaaagaaatatcagacTGTGATGAGTGGCAATGTTGTCTACACTGCCAACACTTCTCTTCCTGCCCTTTATCAGAGAGAAGTGCTCAAACAGTGACACATATTTGCGTGAACTCATCAGAAAAAACGGGAACAATCACGCAGCCTTGTAAAAAGCTAATGCACAAAGATCACACCAAACAAACGCAATGCCAGCTTCCATTCAAACAATTGTTTGTACATGCACAGAGCATGACATGTCTGCATGGCTCTGTTATTGGTTCGCATTCACTGAAGGTCTCTGTCAGCCTGCCCACAATgcacacaattaaaaaaaaaaaaatactgcaccCCTCCAGGGGTGTTCTCAACCATGACAGCGGAACatgatttcacacatttctttttaactCTGTTGCTCTTTAAACAGTCACCTTCAGTGTATAGGCATGCACATCACATCTCATAAGTATCCAACTGCCAAATTCATTCACCAGATTTCCTTAATTAGATTTTGAAAACTCaagcaaccacacacacacacacacacacacaatacagaCGACAACATCCAACACCAGGAGCCAATCAGATCCACGTACATTGTGCGTGTATGTTTAATTACATCAATTAGAGGCCTACATgagtttgattttgttgttgttgtttcattaaCTCTGGAGGACATACATTTTCTCCCGTGGTACTGCCAACAATTTATTGGACATCATTACATGCCACCACTGTTCACTGGACAAAATGCCACGTGAATAAAAAAGGCCCCAAAATGTGGATGCATTCCTTTTCCGATTGCAGTGCAACAACTGAAGGCTTAAACTGCTACGCATTGCTCACACTCCTGCTGTGTACTAAAGTGTGaccatttcaaacaaaattctgtCTTAAATTCCCCAGACACTGTCAAGTGAGCCCtgacctacatgtacttgtatacaCACTGTACATCTATTTAGCTGATGCACCCAATCAAGTTGAACTCTGCTCTACAATACAGCACAAAGCATCATGCATGGCTGAGCTCTGAATGGTGAATTTGCCATGTCTGAATATTTCCTAAAAGTTGTTCAAAAGCTGAAAATGTAAGCTTTGTCTCTGGTACCATCACACATCCCACTTTTAAACTTTCTTTTGAGTAAAGCGAGACCACCCCTGAGAACAACTCTCCAGGAACAAGTTTCTGTGAAGAACGCTCCATTTACAAGAGGATGATTCTCATCCAAGTTTGGTTGGAATCTCCCCATGGatcaaaaagatgaaaataacccaatcatttttttttttaggagtgCACAAACAGGGCGTGACAAAAGAAAATCATGGGACTACAAAGGCTCCAAGAAGGTCAATATTTCTGTAAATTTACGATACAAATATTATAATTTTTCTTCCTGCAAGAGAGGACAAGGAGAGGCTCATTCACACAGGACCCATGATGTGGAACATTTCTACTTTGCATGGCACTCAGCAAATTAGAAATCTAAAATGATCTACAAGTCACTCCACCCATGACAAACTTTGATGACTTTACTTCAAACAGATGACCACTACCGAAAAACAATAATGGCTTTAAATACCAGAAATTACAAAGCTTTTTTCTCAATGTACCTACCTGTAGTTGCGAGAAATGTAAGAAATCCACCAGCCATAAACTCCATAATTCAGTTTAACACCATGGGATTTATTCTATGAAACATAACTGGATCCTGAGAGCTAAAAGCTAATATATTAAATACATTGGACTTCCCTAATGCATCTCGGCAATCAAAGCTCTGGATGCTGGAAGGCCAATATTTTTTAAATGACAAGcacatatataaaacaaaacaaaatataagaactggaacaacaactacaacagaAATCAATTTGTGCATTACCTCAAGAATGTCATGTTCAAATTTGTAAGCTCCGCCTCCGGTAGCATGGAGTCTATTGGAAACGCTGGAAAGATTCTTGTCTTGGACCAACTCTAGGAATTGAGACATGTTGTAGGTTGGAAAGCGTATGAAGTGTATCGTCCCGCTGTGCCCCAAAACTGTCACGTTTTCAATCTGGAGGTGAGCATCGCGGACGCCCGTCTCGCCATAGGCCACGGTGGATGTGAGGTAGCGTTGGATTTTCTCCAGAGTACCAGGCTCTACGCTGGCGTCCTTTGTGTCTGCATTTTCAATGTCTGTAGGCTCAAAGTAGACCAGCTTCACTAATGTTCCCCCAATGTCAACACCGCACCATGGCATGGCTGTTGGGAAAAAGCACAAACAAGAGGAACTATAACTAAGCAGAATCACAACACGTTTTTTTTATAGTAacattcttaattttttttttttcaagaaaaggtTACGTCGAGAGGTaaagttttgctttgtttgttgttttttactcgGTCCAACAAAGTAGTAGAGTGAGATCTGTGATACCAGGGGccactaagaccccgtttacagtgtaaatgcgcaaaaggccaaatgcgaggccaaaattggcctcgcatttggcctcgctctggaggtggtcttggccgtggccgagccgcggccgagcctggccttttcttggtgtaaacacaaactgggccaaatgcgcggccaattgcgcggccagttttagtc
This genomic interval carries:
- the LOC140241834 gene encoding pantothenate kinase 3-like, whose product is MSRIEEEKDSARLIENMAEALQLQTEEKDMKVPPMPWCGVDIGGTLVKLVYFEPTDIENADTKDASVEPGTLEKIQRYLTSTVAYGETGVRDAHLQIENVTVLGHSGTIHFIRFPTYNMSQFLELVQDKNLSSVSNRLHATGGGAYKFEHDILETVNMQLMKADEFKCLIRGIHFVDRLLPNECYYWNKPDPLDNEASEKLPFDFKDPYPYLVVNVGSGVSMLAVRSHNDFHRVTGTSLGGGTFLGLCCLLTGCETFEEALDMASKGDNTKADKLVRDIYGGDYALFGLPGSTIASSFGNMHIKEKREEASKCDLARATLVTITNNIGSIAMMAAMREGIERIVFAGNFLRTNSIAQKMLAYAMQYWSKGTMKALFLQHEGYFGAVGAFLENIGYVGDRSPSPDMERKQSTPKRVPTHSPANTATTSSTSSSTSPGSKGQRANDSMGNLIESSSGEDLSL